The Microcystis aeruginosa NIES-843 sequence GAGTTGGCCAATGGTTTCTCGATAGCATCATCGACCACTTAAAAAACACCACCCTGGAAACCCCCCAATCGCTAGTTTTAACCGTTCCCGTCGATAGTTTTGAAAGTTACCGCAATTGGTTAAGTAATGTTTGTCAGGGATGGGAAATCGAACAAATTCGCCTAATTGATGAACCCACGGCCGCCGCTTTGGGTTATGGAAGCACGGGTGATCAAGTGATTTTAGTGGTAGATTTTGGCGGTGGCACCCTCGATCTTTCTTTGGTACAATTAGATTTAGATAATCCTCAAAAAAATCAAGGTTTTATTCTCAAGTGGGGAGAAAAACTTTTAGGCAATAATTCCGCCCAAAAAACTAAACTAGCGAGAGTTTTAGCCAAGGCGGGGACAAATTTAGGGGGGTCAGATATCGACGATTGGATTGTCGATTATTTTGCCCAAAAGCAATCTTTAGTGAAAACTTCCCTGACTACTCGTCTAGCAGAAAGATTAAAAATTAAACTTTCTTCCCAATTAACCGCCGAGGAGGTATATTTTGATGAGGAAAATTTCGAGAGTTATGAGTTAAGCTTGGATCGAGAACAATTGACCGATATTCTCCAACAACAAAACTTTTTTCATCAATTAGATGATTTAATGACGGGAGTTTTGCAACAGGGAAGACGCAATGGAGTTGAAGTTAGCGATATCGATGCGGTGTTATTAGTCGGGGGAACCGTCCAAATTCCGGCGGTAAAAGATTGGGTGCGACAGTATTTTGATAGTAGTAAAATTAAAGAGGATCGACCCTTTGAAGCGATCGCTTTGGGAGCGTTACAATTAGCCCAAGGTTATCAAGTCAAAGATTTTCTCTATCATAGCTACGGCATTCGTTACTGGAATCGTCGCAAAAATGCCCACGCTTGGCATCCAATTATTAACTCTGGACAACCCTATCCTATGGAAAAACCCGTGGAATTAGTCCTAGGTGCTTCCGTGGACAATCAACCCAGCATTGAGTTAATTATCGGCGAATTAGGCACAGAAAGTGGAGCAATGGAGGTTTATTTTGATGGTGATAAATTAATTACTCGTTCCCTGAGTAATGGAGAAACTAGCGTCCAACCCTTAAATGATCGCGAGGGGGCCCGATCGATCGCTAAACTCGATCCTTTAGGTTTTCGGGGTAAAGATCGCATTAAAGTGCAGTTCTGGATTGATGATCAGTGTTTTCTGCGGATTAATGTGGAAGATTTACTCAGTCAAGAATTGTTACTAAATAATCAAATCGTCACCAAATTAAGCTAGGGTTTACGGCAAAAAGTTTCTCGTGGGGGCAGGGTGTGGGGTGTGGGGTGTGGGGTGTGGGGTTTTACCGATTTTGAGGTAGTCAGTTACCTAATTTTCAGGGAAAAAGTCCAGGGATTTTACCCCGGATCACTCCAATGGTCAACACTTTTTGAGGGAAAAAAGTCTAAA is a genomic window containing:
- a CDS encoding Hsp70 family protein, with the protein product MFYAIDFGTSNTVITRWNGATNRAETVKLSELSQQIVDNPPLIPSLLYIKSANPLQVIAGQAVRDRGLDSDRDPRFFRRFKRGIGAKIQGFLPELEETVLSFEGVGQWFLDSIIDHLKNTTLETPQSLVLTVPVDSFESYRNWLSNVCQGWEIEQIRLIDEPTAAALGYGSTGDQVILVVDFGGGTLDLSLVQLDLDNPQKNQGFILKWGEKLLGNNSAQKTKLARVLAKAGTNLGGSDIDDWIVDYFAQKQSLVKTSLTTRLAERLKIKLSSQLTAEEVYFDEENFESYELSLDREQLTDILQQQNFFHQLDDLMTGVLQQGRRNGVEVSDIDAVLLVGGTVQIPAVKDWVRQYFDSSKIKEDRPFEAIALGALQLAQGYQVKDFLYHSYGIRYWNRRKNAHAWHPIINSGQPYPMEKPVELVLGASVDNQPSIELIIGELGTESGAMEVYFDGDKLITRSLSNGETSVQPLNDREGARSIAKLDPLGFRGKDRIKVQFWIDDQCFLRINVEDLLSQELLLNNQIVTKLS